ttatcattatttatgtaatgtatacatgtataaatgtatgcatttatCTGCTTATATTTGTGGCCTATTTTTGCTCTTAGTATTTGCTTatacttgttttgtgtttattttgcttCATATATTTGCGTATCTCTGTTTCTATATTTGAGTTTCCCAACATTGATGTTGTTTATTATATTTGCTTACgcttgtgaagcactttgagtgGTACTAAagtgctaaacaaataaaaagtattcTTATTATCCTCTGCATGTTCAAGGTTGATAATAGTCTTTGACTAAACTGTAAACTCGCAGCCTGCGCTCTCAGGTTTGTTTATGGTGGTGTGACCTGTGGCTGGTTTTGTACTGCTGATTGGGGAGTGGAATGAAGCTGCGTTGCCTAACAAGCATGTCACACCAAGAGGACCGTCATGCATTTGCTCTCGGGTGGAGATCTGTCTGAATAGGTGGTCCCACTTTATGTTAAGTGTCTTTAACTATGttcttaaatgaaaaaaattaatacaatgttcttactgtgtttataatgtatttgagaacacttgtgctgcttttgagttgggatagaggttgggttatggacaggtttggtggtatgggtaggtttaagggtgggttaaggtgtaagggatggtcaacagtgtatttacaaatgtaattacaaaagttaattacagatgtaattacatacaggtatttaatcaagcataagtatacagtaaatacatgtatttacacaataagtacattgtaacaaactattaactcctgtgtaagtacatattagttaaggccacaatataaagtgggaccgaataggtttatgtatttatattacgGACTTTGCGACTAGACCGCCCTTCTAAACCTCACCAGTTAAGAGCAAGTAAAATTCCTGGTGGTTTAATGACATTAATTGTAAGACACAAAACATCACTTACATATTCTGATAGCCCTGTGCTTGCTAAagcagctattagagatgagaaGAAGCATAAGAGACGACAGAGATGTTTCCGACTGAGTCAGGGTGATTTACTGAGGCTGGTCAGTTAAATGCttgtaataaaaaaagaacatggCTCAATCAAAGCTCCTAACAAACTACTGCAATCGCAGACGGAAGGATGTTTGGGAGACTTATCAGGAGAGTAAGGAGTTCTTCACTGATTGGGAGCCATGACCCTGGATGTGGAGACATTGGGTTGCCTGCCCAAGTGCTGATAAACAAATGCTTTGCTATGCTTAACTGTGCTTCATGAAACATATCCTATGATTGCAAACACCTGTGTTCATGAGCATGGAAACTGTATAAAAGGCTGGAACATGCAGACCAGCAGCACGCTTAATCAGACTTCTGTATATTGTGAGGCTTTCTCAACAGAGAATAAAGTAAAACGTTTTGTTCTTGTATTATTCATCTTTTTCACCGATTCGTTTTGTTAATAAaagagtatttattttattaatctgcTTCCTGGAGTGGACATTTGATTCACTTGCAGAATCCATCATACCTTGTGGTAAGATGTGAATCTAGTAGTAAAGAGAGGATCCTGGTCCTTTATTTAATGAGGGTATTAAATGAAGGAATCCAGCACAAACTCAACAGTTCATGACCACTTCAACAGGATGAAAAAGTCAAAGATATCTGAAGTCTCACCTCTGTAAGGGGCATGGCTGGTTGTCTAGGCAGGAACAGAGCCGTCAGGTCAGCTTTCATCTGGTCCTTCTGCTCTACATCTTTCTTCACTTTACCAGACAAACCCGCCTCCTGCTTTACACTCTCTGCATTCCTGGTATAATCCACCTTCAGCACATCATCCCAATTCTTGAACTTGGATTTGAAGACCTGTCGAGTGTAACATGAAATAAGAGATGTGATCATCTATCTCTGTATAAAcaggtttgtttttttatctcttattttgtcaattttaccTGGCATTCGGTGCCCTCCAGATTACGGATGACCACAGCGTGTTTTGGCCGATGGAGCATTCCGCAAACCTCCTGACCCAGCTTCAATGCAGCTGCCCGGACGAGACGTGGAGACTTACGGCCAATCCAAATGAACACATCAGACCAACAATCCAATATGTAGACACCTTTAGTGTCCAATAGACCTTGTACCTAAAACAAAGCCATATTCCAAGAGTTGGATGTAAATACAAAAGTTTGGGTAGTAAatttaggtaaaaaataaataaataaataaataaaataataataataaatttatataacatcatagattttttaatgaaatgaagtCTAAAATactcactaaggctgcatttgaAAACCTgaatattattacaaaatatttacaatacaatCTATTCCTGTGAGTTAAAGCTCAATTTTCTTCATTACTACAGACTTTAGTagcacatgattcttcagaaattttTCTAATAAGATGTTTTGATCAAACAATTCTCAAGTTGTGCAACCATTTTTTTTGTTATCAGATTCTTTCATTAATAAAACGATAGAAAGATTAGAATTTATTTCAAAAAGactatttgtaaacatttttgcaATGTAAACTATATTTGCCAACAGGGTTCATACGCATTTTTATTACTAAAATTCCaggatttttttaatgacttttccaaaattttaaggttaatattcatgacctaatgtttcatgaaATGTCTATGTACACGtggtaaatatgaaaaaaatgcatgttcaatttttttacagcatatataaaaatatgtgacAATCTATGtagtttatgtttattttatacctgtcaaatagtttttagaaaatgTCTCGTGGgtatatttttagaaatgttggCTTGTCTTCATAAGACTTTTAGAAATTAGCCTTTAGCACCCACATTATCTTACCTCTGTAGATTGTTTCTGAACATGACACTCAAAATGTATCTTGAATTAcaatgaatgaaagtaaaagaaaGGTGAAGCTGAAACAGTTGCTTTTTGCCCCACACagagaattgaattgaatttattgaaTGGGATAACCCCTTGAGATGAACTATCTCATTTTCGAGGGGATTCCTAAGGAGTGcataaattaaatatcatgtgAAGGCCAGGGATACACATCGCAATTGTATTTGAAGCGTATCCAATACTATCCTCTCAAATATATTGAAGCACACACAAATTTGTTAAACAcgtttccatgacttttccaaaactttgtgtttatttatttttccaaaattttctaggcctggaaaatgccttgccaaaattccatgactttacCAGGTTTTCCAGGATCGTATGAACCCTGaactaaacaataaataattattttactaagATAATAGTAGACTAagattttaaatcataaaaaataccaTTATTACAACTTAAAATGTGTACAAAGAATTAAgtaaacctttattattattagtattatacttgactattaaatttgataaaatgcattttgattttaaattaaactattttttttattaaaacaatcaaCAGAAATACTTGACAGTAAAtaagttaaaatgtattttgagttTTACAAATGATATAAAAACACTgacttttgtattttaaaaagtcactCTAAGGTTTTGTTTATGGCCAAATGTATCCTGAACTTCAGATTTAACCTAGAATTCTCATTTCGGAACATcactaaatataacaaaaatcttGCTGACTCGACTGTTGAATCGTAGTGTACATTTTCAATGTTAATTTATCTATAGTGGCTAAAATTGATGTTAAACGTTGATGTTAATGTCAGGTATGTATAAAACTAATAATTACCAGTCTGAGCTCTGGAACAACATCTAGTTTGAGCTTGTCCTTGTGCTCCACAGACAGTTTGTAGTTGATCTGAGGAAGTTCAAGGTATCCCAAGCCCAAGCCAACCTAACAGACAAAAAGCACAAACTATTTTACACAGACTGATCTTTCTGAAATACATCACCAAACAGATCATTCCCTCACCTTATAGAGCTTGGGTCTGATAGGAGTGAAGTCATCAGGCACATGCTTCTTGATTTCCTCCGGCTGTCCTCCGAGAACTTCCCAGAATTCAGGAGGTTCCTGATTTTGCATCAAAGTTGTTATCTCTGCTTTGCTTTTTCGCTCATTTTTGTTGATTTTCTCAGCAAATAACCTGTAAATAGCAAAGGCGCTGTTATAAATCTGAACAAACAGATGAATCaaaataattctcattatattGCACATTACCTTGCTTTTGTAGTACCACCGAGTGTTGCATTGCCTCCTCTCCAAACATAGATTTCAAGACCAGTATCCAACAAAAAGACAAATCTTAAAAAGGAAAGAGAGAGGGTGATCATAAGTATGATTCATCTACAtcagaatatttttataaaatagatCAAACAGCAGACTAAACTCACCGTGGGTCGAGTGAGGATGCTTTTAGAGGCACGGACTCTAATCTGATGTTCTTTTTCCCATAAACCCTGTACAACCTGCCCAAAATACACAACAAACAGGATTAGTGCGAGTCAGAACAGGGATGAAGCATAAAGTCCGTCCTGGGTGTTGTTTTTGGTGTTGCACCTGGTTGGATATTGTGTGTCCTCTACCGTGTAAAATCCACTGGCTGTTCCACCCTCAATGTAGGAGATTTCATGATCAAACACCTGAAATGCAGGACAAATATAGCTAAGTATGTGCtgagattgcaaaaaaaaaactgcatgtttAGTGCAGGAAAATGGTTGTTTTACTGACCGCAGTGAATTCTTcactctcatctcccatttctTCTCTGATAGTCCTGCACTCTGCCCCCAAATAGTTACGGAGATTGACAGCATGGATAGCAGCGCCGGCTTTCTTATCAAGAGTAGCATCTTGCCCGATCCAATAAAAGATTTGCCAGTTTAGAGCTCCGTTTTCATCCAAGAATGTCTGCCAAAGTGCATTACAGTAGATTAATTGGTagataattattattcattaaagaTGCAGACTGGGAGAAAATCTTACAAAATTTAGGAAACATTGTTTAAACTATGGCTCATTTAAAGTGACACTCGCATGTATTATTGTAAAGTTTACTGATTTAGTATTAAccaaagacaaaaaacaaaataacaaaacacttatctcaatttacactgcaaaaatcaCTATTTTCTCTGTCTGAAAAGATCTTGTGTTTCTAAACTCTTCTTTTTCTGATCCTATTGTTACGACTGATATCAGGATCAGAATATCAGTTAACAGGATGTGTTGAAAGCCAAACACCCATTACCACATctgagataaaaaaataaaatttaaaaaaaagtgagatAAGTAATGATGAAGAGTTTCTTTTACTGTTTAAGTTTGGCTTCAAGTCTTTTGGAAGTGAATACAAAACGGATTAACTACAGTGTTTTAAAGGCAACCAAGGCTTGTTGTTTTTGTAGGCAGCCAATGAAGATTGCAGGTGGGCGTTATAATGATTTGTAATAAAACTACATGGGAGTCCAGACAATCTTTCTTAAAGAAAGAGAAAgttcacgcaaaaaaaaaagaattctctCATGAATTACCTCCACCCctattttagtttctttcttcagttaaacacaaaggaagaaatAATGAAGATTGTTGGAAGTAAATGCAATTGACTATTCTTTGTGTTCCTGCTATAAATATCAATAGCTGCTTTActctagcattcttcaaaagatgttgttttgtgttcagaagaaagacactttaaaaattttaaaccaCCTTTGTAACCGGCTCTTAGGCCACGTGCATGTGTACACAagtatttttataaacagttttcccccatttgttttaaaacacaaatCTCAGTCCACatgaaaacaaaccaaaaaaaaagttcacaccAAACTGGGAATTAAGTATTACGCAATCAAATTCAAGTCAAATGTGCAAAAGttcaaagtcaatgcaaacatcTGAACAGAGAAGGATTACAGTCCCATGGTTGAACAATGCGATACATTTGCTGCCTCattcgcatctggtgtgaacccaGCCTTGTTGGCCAATTTGAAAgcagaaaacaacaacatgcatgCTCATGAGGCGAAAACTACTGATTGTAGTGTCCACATAACCACATTATATCCaggctttagaaaaaaaatggaCATTTGGACAAACAGCGAAAACACATATTAAAAAAAGTGCAATTTTGAAAACAGCCGTGTTCTTAGAAACAAAACAGCTATTAGGAAAAGCCTATTTAGAATTGCACAGGACTGACCTTGAGAATGATGTAACAGTCTGCCTCATAGAACTTCCCATGGAAGGCCTCGTCTACCTGGATGGGTATAAAGTTTTCAATCTGCCAAACCGAAACGCCGGGAATCTGGCCCACATCCTCCAAGAAGAACTCAGAGTAATCCAGCTGAGGCTTCTCCAGGTTCTTATCCCAGCGCTTGGTTTTCAGATCAGAGTATTTCAAGTCTCCGTTCTCCTAAAGTGAACCCACATGAACACCATTATCATTTGTAGATAAACTAAAAGGTACTGTTCGTTTCGGTCTATTTCCTCACCTCAATGGATTTGTTCTTCTCCTGAGCCACATCTGACATTCCCTTTAGCACCTGTTTAGCTTGATCATCATGGGCAGAGTCCTTGCATCTCCTCAGCCTCATTTTCCTGGCCATATGGTCTCGTGGGCTATTTCCTGTATACAAAGACACACAAAAGTGTACATATTTTTCGTTTTGTTACTGCAAACCCAGCAACATGAGCTAGCAATCATTAGGCGGTGATAACTCATGATCCAATAACATAACTCAGAAGAAAGATCAAATAAAATGCTGCACTCTTTACCTCCACCAGCTGCTGCTACAGTGGCTGGAGATGCACCAGCCAATCGTAGCTGGTTCTGCAATGAAAAGTCTATGTTGTACCACTCAGCTGTCCTGTCCACTGGTTTAGGGGGCATGACTAGATTTGGATTCTCACGGACGTCCAAAACCTAATCATCAGTATCACAAATACAACGTCACATCCACGATGAAGAGCACAGATGCTGACACAGCATGAATCTTTCTCTAATGAATATGTACATTGCATGCATTCTATAAgatggaaaaatatttttaaagactgTACACTGAATCACAATATATATTTGGGCATTGgccttttaaaaatttttaaaaatgcaaatcatTGCAATACATTTTTTCCACAAGTCTTGAACATACACCCAAAAAATTTTTAAACGGATAAATGCCTTACAAATGGAAAACTgcagttttaacatttaaaatagccATTTTCTCATTCGACATATTTCAAGACTAATATATTACTGTGCTAGTGAAGCTTACTTTTTAGCAGCAAATATTCCAATCTtcaattaaattatgaataaaggaatagttcaccccaaaataaaaatgtacttgttATTTTCACACCCTCaaatggttctaaacctttatgagttactTTTTTCTGctcaacacaaaaaaaagatattttgaagaaagctaaaaacctgtaatcactgacttccatagaaaaaaagtaagtcaatgcttacaggtttttagcattcttcaaattatcttcttttctgttcaacagaaaaaagaaactcaaaggtttggaaaaTTCTTACAACAACAATTAAGTTTTACCTCCAGCTCAGTGAGGAAATGGATAGCTTCTGGTAATGTCACAAGCCGGTTCTTGTTCAAAACCAGCTTCTTTAATTTTCCACACCTGAGCAAATCAAAACAACACATATTACCATTTTCAATACAATATGAATAGGCGTTTAAAATGAACTATGCCAGTTCTCACCTGCATAGCCCTTCTGGAACAAGCTCCAAATTATTATTCGCAGCCATGAACTCAACAAGGTTAGATAATTTCCCAACACCAGATGGAAGGCCATCAAAATCGATTTTGTTGGAGTTCACGTAAAGCTTCTTCAGCTTGGACAGCTTGCAAATGGCAGACTGCATTAAAAATGGAAAAAGAAGAGGCAGTATATAATTTACatctcccctagagttaaacagttgacttTTACAGTTTTTGAAAACATTCAGCTAATCTACAGGGCTGGCGGTAACACTTTAGCATAAACCATTGAAATGGATTGACACGCTtggcataaatcattaaaatagattagaccaggggtgtcaaactcctggagggccgcagccctgcacagtttagttccaaccctactccaacacacttacctgtaggtttcagtCAAGCCTAAAGGACATAATTAgtctgatcaggtgtgtttaattagggttggaactaaactgtgcagaactgcggccctctaggaattgagtttgacatccctggattagaccattagcatctcaaatcaaataaaacaacaacaacaacaacaaaaagaactttgatagttttcctatttaaagcttcacTCTTCTGTAGTTAAATTAAGTACTAAGACTGAcataaaatgaaaagttgctattttctttttttttttcttttttaagaatgctatattttatttttcaatatggCTACAAACTACACTcttattctggcgtaataatcaagggatTTTGCTACAGcatcatggctgcagcaggcacaatgatatcaCGCAGCACTGCTACCTAGTTATCTAGGTGGGGACTATTTTCAAGCACTGCATTATATCATTGTTCCTTCTACAGCCACGGTATTGCAAcaaaattaattgattattacgccagaatgagagtatagccATATCAGCCTGGAaaaagcaacttttcattttctgtcagtctcggaacacaattaaaataaagaagaaacaaaaaaataccaTTTGGTTTAATTTGGTTTAAAATACCAAATTTATCTTTTTTAGCTTTTGAGAGAGATGCTAATtatctaatcagattcaatgatttatgacAAGCTAAAAGTACCTCCAACAGACCTGTAGACCCTAACCCTAGAGCCTAATTTAACCATAGAGCAGTTGTaaaatcaatatatattttttttttaaaagtggcgTTTGTTCTTTTAAGGGCAAACACTTTTAGTTAAAGTTCCCCTGTGTGAATTTATATGTCAATGATGGACTTACAGGCAGAGATGTGAGCTGATTTCTAGAAAGGTTGAGCGTTTCGAGTTTGGTCCACTGATCTATGCACAGTGAGAGCTCAGATATCTGATTGCTGCTCAGATTCAGCCGTTTGAGATTAACTAGAGAATACAAGCATTCTGGAACCCGCGTCAGATCATTACAGGACAGGTCCACATCTACACAAAACACAtattataaaaaacattacaCACCGAAAAAACAGAAAtagattttagagcagtaacgGGTTTAGATCTTACCTGTTAGGTTAGAGAGGCCCTCCAGACTGGTGGGCATATTATTTTGAGTACGCTGTGTGTTCCTTAAATGGAGGGTCTGAAGAGACACCATAACGGGTAACTGCCTGTGATGAACAAATGCACACAATTGACCCAGATTAGAGTTTAACTGAGGTGATGATGATAACGCAGTGATGTCATCTCACCTGAATGTAGCCTGCTAGCTGCATCGATGAAAATAAGTGGAATCATAAAACTATCTATTTTACCTCAGCTGTGCGTGCATCAACGGATTATTGTTGAGTATGAGGGTTTGCAAATGGACCAATCGTCTCATCTGAGGCGGCAGACTGTCCAAATTATTGTCACTTAGGTCCAGGTACAGCAGATCAGTGAGGTTAATGAACAGCTGATTTGGTATGTTATCAATGCTGTGGGAAAGAGCAAATGTCAATGAACTGTATCAGATTACAGTGCATCAAGAAAATGTCATCGCTTAAGTACACAGGATGGGattgcttttgctttgtttttttagatgCAAGCAGACATACAGTGCCACTAGAACATCATCAAACcctttgaaataattaaatatttttgtcatacagcctgaaatcaaatcacattctAAATAACTTTTACagcttttgaaatgtttttgtagcGTTCTACTAAACTGtgcctttctacaactttatcCTGAAGGTCTTTTAAAAGCAGGGTGCAATGTGGGTAAAGATATACATTTTCACAGTaatgattttctataggcactgtgTATATAGGCTGCATTTACTAGTGCATTTTTCATTctaaacagcattttagaatgaaaatgctcCTCATCCAGTGTGGTGTTTTACTGAGTTTCTGGGGGGGGGGGAAAGTCCCTGTTTCACACTACACAAccaaaaatacacaataaataacCAGCATCCATACTAGGAGTCTACCAGTTGTGAAATGGTCATATAAGAGAGGTGATCAGGAATGAATCAGGGAACGACACAGAATAGTCCGAAAGACCAGTCAGAGAGCGACTACGATAGATTTCAAAAGATTGCATTTCATTTAATCTGTAATGAAATAGAACATCAGCATTTCCAAACTAAAATGGGATCTTCTGGATTTTATAAAATGCTATGTTTGCATGGGTTGAAGATGCCGGAGTAGTGTGGACGCCAACTGTAACTATAACAAaacctaaacattttaaaaacgagccctcaaccagtgggccgAAACTCAATAGGGGTCTCAGCAAATCTATTACAGAATTATATCAGCAAAATGTACTCTTTTTATAACTCCTCAATAActactctctttttttttgtcaatgaaAAAAAACGGGTATTGAAAAACCTAAATATTCTATAAAGTAGCCTAATTTCTAGGCCTTTaaaagaattttttaaaaaaagttaacccAATGAGAATTTTTATCACTGATATGGTACTCAAAGTaccatactttatttatttaggtactatttataataataataataataataataataataataattttattactactgtttttattatcattGCTTTACATATTATTGTCAGCATTTCTTATTTTAGGATATTGTGAAAATAACATTTCAACAGCATATTGGGGAAAACCATGACTCTTCCTGGATACtttgataaaaaagaaaatcactagaaaatctaaaaagttcataaagAATAGAAAGGTTAAAAAGCATCATATATTTAATGCAACTAAATGCACCTAAAGTTTGAGAACCATACTGCCATACTAGGCCTTAGAGCTTTCAACATCTTTTGCCATTTACAAAGCATTTCTAAGATGGTGAGTCAAGTTcaaaaatagttcaacttttaaAAACGTGTCTAAAGAACTCAGGAGTTTTTTTCCATCCCATCAGAACCACTTAGCCTAGCTATTACTGGATTATTACTACACTAAAATCATCCTCTGAGATCACCTTTTAAAATAGGACAATAGCACtacaatgtaaaatatatatttaaaaagtgtgttttCATGATTGATCCTTGTTCCTCTCTTGGGAACAAAATAGACACAAAACATACCTATTGTGACTGAGGTTTAAAACCAACATGTTTCTGGAGTTCTCCAAGTCCCGGGGGATTTCGGTTAGTTGGTTGTGGCTCAGATCCTAAATAGAACAGCAAACGATAACTATAAACTAAACACTCATCTCTTTTACCATCATTACAGCACATAATCTAAGACAAATATACACTTTGTTCAATGATCAACCACAGGCTTGCTTACACGAAGTTAAGTCATGCCTGCAGTTTTGCACTTAACTGAGGAACTTCATCTTTCTCCTAAGTGAGAAATAAACATGAGGCAATTCTCAACATACCAGCACAGAAAGATCATCCAGCTGAAAAATATCATCAGGAACACCAGAGTTCTTCAGGTTGTTTGCTCTGGCCACAACCGCCTACAAGAAAACAACAAGAGCTGATTATTTATGGGTCTACACCACcagaaatatttacagaaaaattaGGATAATGCTatgtaaatcataaaaaaatgctattttaggTACAGGTCAAATGAGGAAATGGGTTTTCAAGCATAACCCGATGCAAATGTAATATAGCTTTAATCTTTTTCTGCATATTATTTTtcttaagtaaaaaaatacatttttttagatttttcagcaattaagtttttaattatttaaaatagaataatTCAGTAAAATAGCTCGTTCTTTAGCGTGTTTTAATGAGTACAGACAAGAAAAAGCACTTCTTTCCATCATTGCATGAATACACTAAATAATGAcacatattttgcattttattttcatttaattattttctatttattattttacaagttttttgtgtaggcttgtatttaaCAGTACTATCAAATGTCTCtgtcattgtttttaaacaattgtatttgatttacgaaagtcacacaagtggcaatctCACATCCGTTACATCCATAATTGAGGGCTATAACTTCAATAACAAAgtttttccctcataaatgcaaaaatcctAAATCAAATAGAATTTTTGTTCTATAA
This portion of the Danio rerio strain Tuebingen ecotype United States chromosome 3, GRCz12tu, whole genome shotgun sequence genome encodes:
- the flii gene encoding protein flightless-1 homolog (The RefSeq protein has 2 substitutions compared to this genomic sequence), with protein sequence MAATGVLPFIRGVDLSGNDFKGGNFPEHVKSMTSLRWLKLNRTGLCYLPEELASLQKLEHLSVSHNSLTTLHGELSSLPNLRAVVARANNLKNSGVPDDIFQLDDLSVLDLSHNQLTEIPRDLENSRNMLVLNLSHNSIDNIPNQLFINLTDLLYLDLSDNNLDSLPPQMRRLVHLQTLILNNNPLMHAQLRQLPVMVSLQTLHLRNTQRTQNNMPTSLEGLSNLTDVDLSCNDLTRVPECLYSLVNLKRLNLSSNQISELSLCIDQWTKLETLNLSRNQLTSLPSAICKLSKLKKLYVNSNKIDFDGLPSGVGKLSNLVEFMAANNNLELVPEGLCRCGKLKKLVLNKNRLVTLPEAIHFLTELEVLDVRENPNLVMPPKPVDRTAEWYNIDFSLQNQLRLAGASPATVAAAGGGNSPRDHMARKMRLRRCKDSAHDDQAKQVLKGMSDVAQEKNKSIEENGDLKYSDLKTKRWDKNLEKPQLDYSEFFLEDVGQIPGVSVWQIENFIPIQVDEAFHGKFYEADCYIILKTFLDENGALNWQIFYWIGQDATLDKKAGAAIHAVNLRNYLGAECRTIREEMGDESEEFTVVFDHEISYIEGGTASGFYTVEDTQYPTRLYRVYGKKNIRLESVPLKASSLDPQFVFLLDTGLEIYVWRGGNATLGGTTKARLFAEKINKNERKSKAEITTLMQNQEPPEFWEVLGGQPEEIKKHVPDDFTPIRPKLYKVGLGLGYLELPQINYKLSVEHKDKLKLDVVPELRLVQGLLDTKGVYILDCWSDVFIWIGRKSPRLVRAAALKLGQEVCGMLHRPKHAVVIRNLEGTECQVFKSKFKNWDDVLKVDYTRNAESVKQEAGLSGKVKKDVEQKDQMKADLTALFLPRQPAMPLTEAEQMMEEWNEDLDGMEGFVLEGKKFARLPEEEFGHFHTQDCYVFLCRYWVPVEYEDDKEKGKEKGEEGDDEEKQPEEDFQCVVYFWQGREASNMGWLTFTFSLQKKFESLFPGKLEVVRMTQQQENLKFLSHFKRKFIIHKGKRKLKVDSVQPSLYHIRTNGSALCTRTIQIATDSSNLNSEFCFILKVPFESTDNQGIVYTWVGRAADPDEAKLAEEIMNTMFDDTYSKQVINEGEEPENFFWVGIGSQKTYDEDAEYMKYARLFRCSNEKGYFAVSEKCSDFCQDDLADDDIMLLDNGKEVYMWVGTQTSQVEIKLSLKACQVYIQHMRSKDTENPRKLRLVRKGNEPHCFTRCFHAWSAFKTAPA